ACCCAATCGGGAGACCTGCCATGATCCATGCCATTCGGCATGGCGCACGCCGCGCCATGCTTACCACCACCGCCGGCGTGGTCGCGCTGACCTTCGCCGTTCCGGCCCGTGCCGGTGGATCGTCGATGCCCTGGGAAGCGCCGCTCCAGTCGATCCTCGAAAGCATCGAGGGGCCGGTGGCGAAGATCGTGGCGGTCATCATCATCATCGTGACCGGCCTGACTTTGGCGTTCGGCGACACCAGCGGCGGGTTCCGCCGGCTGATCCAGATCGTGTTCGGCCTGTCGATCGCGTTCGCAGCCAGCTCCTTCTTCCTGAGCTTCTTCAGCTTCGGC
This genomic window from Caenibius tardaugens NBRC 16725 contains:
- a CDS encoding TrbC/VirB2 family protein — translated: MIHAIRHGARRAMLTTTAGVVALTFAVPARAGGSSMPWEAPLQSILESIEGPVAKIVAVIIIIVTGLTLAFGDTSGGFRRLIQIVFGLSIAFAASSFFLSFFSFGGGALV